The Paenibacillus uliginis N3/975 genome has a window encoding:
- a CDS encoding CpaF family protein — MDEEIFISIRNEVRAGLDITAAVGNRELMLYIEEVVWARQELSELTAAVRRTLVRRVFDSFRGLDVLQPLVDNPAITEIMINSHKDVFIEQEGEVKRLQVQFESQGRLEDIIQTIVGTVNRVVNESSPIVDARLKDGSRVNIVLPPIALKGPTMTIRKFPESPMTMENLVAREALSQEAADLLRTLVVGKYNIFIGGGTGSGKTTFLNALSQFIPADERVITIEDSAELKIVTVPNLVSLETRNANTEGRGEISIRDLIRSSLRMRPNRIVVGEVRGSEALDMLQAMNTGHDGSLSTGHANSTRDMISRLETMVLSGAELPVSVVRQQISSAIDIFVHLSRLRDRSRRVTEISEVIGMNGDVVMINSLYKFRETGEIGGRVMGRLEPCGNPLVNRDKLRMAGIATWPLQNFEVVK; from the coding sequence ATGGATGAAGAAATTTTTATCTCTATACGAAATGAAGTAAGGGCGGGACTAGATATTACAGCAGCTGTCGGCAATCGTGAACTGATGTTGTATATCGAGGAGGTGGTATGGGCGCGTCAAGAGCTGAGTGAACTGACTGCAGCGGTAAGGCGCACACTGGTGCGGAGAGTTTTTGATTCCTTTCGTGGCCTGGATGTGTTGCAGCCTCTGGTTGATAATCCCGCGATTACGGAAATTATGATTAACAGTCATAAGGATGTGTTCATTGAACAGGAAGGTGAAGTAAAGCGTCTCCAGGTTCAGTTTGAATCCCAAGGCAGGCTGGAGGATATCATTCAGACTATAGTGGGCACGGTGAACAGGGTTGTAAACGAATCTTCACCGATCGTTGATGCCCGTCTGAAAGATGGGTCACGGGTTAATATTGTTCTTCCTCCCATAGCGCTAAAGGGTCCGACAATGACGATCCGTAAATTTCCCGAGTCCCCAATGACGATGGAAAACCTGGTGGCCAGGGAGGCGCTAAGTCAGGAGGCGGCAGATCTGCTCCGGACGCTGGTAGTCGGAAAATATAACATTTTTATAGGCGGAGGAACAGGTTCAGGAAAAACAACTTTTCTGAATGCCTTATCCCAGTTCATACCGGCTGATGAGAGAGTGATTACCATTGAAGATTCAGCCGAGTTAAAGATCGTGACTGTGCCGAACCTTGTGTCACTAGAGACGAGAAACGCCAACACCGAAGGGCGGGGCGAAATATCTATTCGTGATTTGATCCGCTCGTCCCTTCGGATGAGGCCTAACCGGATTGTGGTCGGAGAGGTGCGGGGGAGTGAAGCGTTGGATATGTTACAGGCGATGAACACAGGACACGATGGAAGTTTGTCAACCGGACATGCCAACAGTACTCGGGATATGATCAGCCGTCTGGAAACGATGGTATTGAGCGGAGCTGAACTGCCGGTCTCGGTTGTCAGGCAGCAGATCAGCTCGGCGATTGATATTTTTGTACATCTTTCCAGGCTGCGAGACCGCTCGCGTCGTGTAACAGAAATTAGTGAGGTTATCGGTATGAACGGAGATGTCGTTATGATTAATTCCCTTTATAAGTTCCGGGAGACGGGCGAAATCGGAGGGCGTGTAATGGGAAGGCTTGAGCCTTGCGGTAACCCGCTTGTGAATAGGGATAAGCTGCGAATGGCGGGGATTGCTACTTGGCCGCTTCAAAACTTTGAGGTGGTGAAATGA
- a CDS encoding type II secretion system F family protein: MRPRRNILPDYRGYNLSKGQRIRCVAVGGLLFFGMGYLFYQNVIMSLILSAGGLIVPRLWRRHLLNRRRAMLNLHFKQALYSLSSSLSAGRSVENGFRDAVEDLLMLDPGAQNDLIFELKVIVSRLEFGEPIEAALQDFALRAGMDDITNFADVFTTCKRTGGDLVEVIRRTSSVIGEKLDIQQEISVMIAQKKFESKALLAAPFLLLLFMNMSASDYMKPMHGSAAGFIISTLALLVLGGCFWWITKMMNIKV; the protein is encoded by the coding sequence ATGAGACCACGAAGAAACATACTTCCGGATTACAGGGGTTATAACCTATCGAAGGGACAGCGGATCCGCTGTGTTGCGGTGGGCGGACTATTATTTTTCGGGATGGGCTATCTGTTTTATCAAAATGTGATCATGTCTCTGATACTGAGTGCCGGAGGGTTGATCGTTCCGCGGTTATGGCGGCGTCATCTTCTGAACCGCAGAAGAGCTATGCTGAATCTTCACTTTAAGCAGGCGCTATATTCTCTATCCTCTTCACTATCTGCAGGGCGCTCTGTTGAGAACGGATTTCGCGATGCGGTGGAAGATCTGCTGATGCTGGATCCCGGAGCTCAAAATGATCTGATATTCGAATTAAAGGTTATTGTTTCGCGACTGGAGTTTGGCGAGCCCATCGAAGCAGCGCTGCAGGATTTTGCCCTGAGAGCAGGGATGGATGATATAACGAATTTTGCTGACGTGTTTACGACCTGCAAAAGAACCGGAGGTGATCTGGTGGAGGTCATCCGCCGGACATCTTCCGTCATTGGAGAGAAGCTGGATATCCAGCAGGAAATATCGGTCATGATTGCTCAAAAAAAGTTTGAATCCAAAGCATTGCTGGCAGCTCCTTTTCTGTTGTTGCTTTTTATGAACATGTCGGCTTCAGATTATATGAAACCTATGCACGGTAGTGCAGCCGGATTCATAATTTCTACCTTAGCACTTTTAGTTCTTGGGGGCTGTTTCTGGTGGATTACGAAAATGATGAACATTAAGGTGTAG
- a CDS encoding type II secretion system F family protein: MLGWLCGALLILLVGGWVVLNQMGGERYRRFSRLPMEGLRLAKLTPPLLFVLEKSKVTTRFPILFFRIQRSVQKIHGLRHSAEMSLLFMADSLAYSWLILIGGCFWSIGTGEPIGVLGGGFLSILLPVSMVKDLSKKVLLRDQDIVMELPELLNKMILLVGAGETVQKAIVHCVERKCDDQHPLYSELRKMVGDWEGGHSFQQAFEQFSKRCAVQEVSIFTTTVLLNFRRGGNDFVLALRDLSRVLWEKRKAIARTRGEQASSKLVFPMVVIFMVVIVLVGAPAFMMMNM, translated from the coding sequence GTGTTGGGATGGCTGTGCGGTGCTCTGCTGATTCTGCTGGTGGGTGGCTGGGTGGTGCTGAATCAAATGGGAGGTGAACGATATCGGCGCTTCAGCAGGCTGCCCATGGAAGGGCTCAGGCTTGCGAAGCTTACGCCGCCTTTGTTATTCGTTTTGGAGAAGAGTAAGGTGACTACCCGATTCCCTATCCTCTTCTTCCGTATACAGAGATCCGTGCAAAAAATTCACGGCCTTCGCCACAGTGCGGAGATGAGCTTGCTCTTCATGGCAGATTCTCTTGCTTACAGCTGGTTGATCCTTATTGGCGGCTGTTTCTGGTCGATCGGGACAGGTGAACCTATTGGTGTGCTTGGAGGCGGCTTTCTTAGTATTCTTTTGCCGGTTTCCATGGTGAAGGATCTGAGTAAGAAAGTACTGCTTCGTGATCAAGATATCGTGATGGAGCTCCCCGAGCTGTTGAACAAGATGATTTTGCTCGTTGGAGCCGGAGAGACTGTTCAAAAAGCGATCGTTCATTGTGTAGAACGGAAATGTGATGATCAGCATCCGTTGTATTCGGAGCTCAGGAAAATGGTTGGCGATTGGGAAGGTGGACATTCCTTTCAACAGGCGTTTGAGCAGTTCAGCAAGCGCTGTGCCGTGCAAGAGGTATCGATCTTTACTACAACCGTACTGCTGAACTTCAGGCGCGGAGGGAATGATTTTGTTCTGGCGCTCCGTGATCTGTCCCGGGTGTTGTGGGAGAAACGGAAGGCGATCGCACGGACAAGAGGTGAACAGGCTTCATCCAAGCTGGTATTTCCAATGGTCGTTATTTTTATGGTTGTGATTGTGTTGGTCGGTGCGCCGGCTTTTATGATGATGAATATGTAG
- a CDS encoding Flp1 family type IVb pilin: MILIIVVILIIALIFKDQLKDLVTRLFNNVNTRSDEFINSK; this comes from the coding sequence ATGATTCTCATTATTGTGGTGATTTTGATTATTGCTCTTATATTCAAGGATCAGCTTAAAGATTTAGTTACGCGACTGTTTAACAATGTTAACACTAGATCAGATGAATTCATCAACTCGAAATAG
- a CDS encoding TadE/TadG family type IV pilus assembly protein → MLTLDQMNSSTRNRRRFWKNDEGNFTIEASLVLPIVLLVTALLLFLCLYIYQRSFLVQASSAASERTAFIWDNSHKDAVSGAAEEGQYDPLYWRLTDDRLLSSLFGLGNGEPAGAITIPRGDQSTELPEVKMSKGASAVPDGMQGEMMYDNKVLLRKVNTELSWPVTISPLEKVMSGGTDLQVSSQSVVVDPVEFIRTVELMRYYGSKFKGAGGSRTDPGSASEVIQKYGGRR, encoded by the coding sequence ATGTTAACACTAGATCAGATGAATTCATCAACTCGAAATAGGCGCCGGTTCTGGAAGAATGACGAGGGGAACTTTACGATTGAAGCCTCTCTTGTTCTGCCCATAGTGCTGCTGGTGACGGCGCTGCTTCTGTTCCTATGTCTGTATATTTATCAGAGATCTTTTCTCGTCCAAGCTTCTTCCGCTGCTTCTGAACGCACGGCCTTTATCTGGGATAACAGCCATAAGGATGCGGTTAGCGGAGCGGCAGAGGAGGGGCAGTATGATCCGCTATATTGGCGCTTGACGGATGATCGATTGCTTAGCTCCTTATTTGGTCTAGGAAACGGAGAGCCAGCCGGGGCCATTACCATCCCTAGAGGAGATCAGAGCACTGAACTACCGGAGGTGAAAATGTCCAAGGGAGCCTCTGCTGTACCAGATGGGATGCAGGGGGAGATGATGTATGACAATAAAGTGCTCTTACGAAAAGTGAACACAGAACTATCTTGGCCTGTAACGATCTCCCCGCTAGAAAAGGTGATGTCCGGGGGAACTGATCTTCAGGTCAGCTCGCAGTCTGTTGTTGTGGATCCGGTCGAGTTTATCCGAACCGTTGAGCTTATGCGCTATTACGGCTCGAAATTTAAGGGTGCGGGTGGAAGCCGAACCGATCCCGGTAGCGCTTCCGAAGTAATTCAGAAGTATGGGGGGCGTCGATAG